The stretch of DNA GCCAATTTTTTTCAAGCAACGCTTATGCGCAGATGACCCAAACTCTTTTGTTAACGGAAAGAATTATAAACCTAAAAAAATTATTCAATAAATCTGAAAATGAAAATTCTTTAAATCCTGATTATATAGAAAACAACGAGGTTGATTTTGAAAAAGAAGAAATAAAAGAGGCTAAGGACAGAATGAAACCCCATGTTGTCAAATTTTATATCAACTCGGTTTTTAATTTTGTAATTTTTGTGGTTTGCATTTTTTATCTATTTGGAGAATTATAATATAAATTTTTCTCTTCATCAGGGTTTTTATTCACCTTGTCAATTGCCCCCAAAATTGCTAAGCTAAAAGCAGTAAAACAAGCTATTTTCTTGGCTCATTTTCACATTTGAGCCATTATTTATCATATTATGAGCCAAGTAGAAAATTTCAAGGACTGGAATGAAAAAATGGCCATCAAATACAACCCGGACCATTATCACAACAGCCGTAATATTTTTATCCGTCTTTTGAGTCATTTGCGCACTCGGCTGATCATTCGTCTCCTCGACGTCAGGCCGAAAGACGAGGTGATCGACCTTGGCTGTGGCTCTGGCAATATGCTCGCCGCTATTCATAGGGGCCGCCTGACCGGCATTGATCTGTCCGCTTCACTTATTCAGTTGGCCGAAAATAAATTGAAGGGCAGTGGAGCCACTATTATTGAGGGCAGTGTCGAAGACCTACCAGAGGTAATTCGTTCAAAAAAATATGACAAAATATTTTCCAGTGAAGTTATTGAACATCTAGAACACCCAGAAAAAATGATTGACGAGATCGTGGCCATTGCCAAGCCTGAGAGCCTGATAGTCATTTCTTTCCCCAACGAACACCTGATTGGCAAAATAAAATTTGTCCTGCTCAAGCTGGGACTATTCAAAATATTATTCAAGGGCCTGCCGCCCCAAATGGCGGATGAATGGCATTTGCACGAGATAAAACTTGAATATTTCAAACAATTAATCTCCGGCCGCTTGCGCATTATCACCATCAAAAAGATTCCTTCTTGTCTTTTGCCGCTCCATTATGTTTTTCTTTGCCAGATAAATAAATAAAATTATGGCCCTTCTTATTTTTATAAAATTAATCATTTTCTGGGTGATCATCACTTTTTTTGCCTGGCGGCTAATGCTTTTGATATTTAAAGATGAGTCTAAGGAATTTTTGCTGACGCTGGCTTTGATCGCTGGGCCAGTTTTTTATATTTTTACTCTGAATATTTTGGGCCATTTTTTCCCTATAACTTTTTTATTCTTTTATGTTTTGGCCGTTTTTCTGATTATTGGTCTCGTGCTGTTTATTTTTACCCATAAAGATAAAATAAAATCTTTTTGGCTCTTGGACAAAAGATGGAGAAAAATTTTGCTTTTGACCATTATCGTCATTTTTCTCACCACCGGCTTGATCGCCGCTCGGGGCTATTCTGGTGATGAGTTTAATATCTTTAGCACCGTGCCTATGGCCGGCACGATCGCTGAGGGCAACTTCCCAGTGCGCTGGACAGTCGAGCCGCAGGTCATGGCTTATTATCATTATGGCATAGAGCTTTTTTCCGCCGCCATGTACAAAACCACAGACTTGCCTTTTTGGTATGGCGTGGATCTTTGCCGCGCTTTATTTACGATCTTATTTTTGGCTCTTATCTTTCTTGTACTTTTCAAAATTACCAAGCATCCAGCCAAAAGTTATTTAGTTTCTCTTCTGACGCTCTTTGGCGGCGGTTTGGTTTGGATTTATGGTATTACCGGTTTTATTCATAGGAATGCCGCTGCGCCCTGGAAATTTTTGCACCAAGGCACGACTTCGGGCGCGGCCGGACCACTGATCAGAGATATCCATATTCAGTGGGGGGCTATTTCTTTTCTCCTGATTCTGCTTGGTATTTTTCTTTATTTCAAAGCTGTAGAATACAAGAAAGAAAATAAACCCTGGCTCCCTATCGTCCTAATTAATATTATATCGCTAGCGGTTCTGGCCCTAGTCGGAGAGACCTACTTATTGGTTGAACTGTTGGTTTTTCTATTGTATCCCTTTGCCACTCTATTTATTAAAAGCCAGAAAAAATATTTTAAAACCTATTTGCTGATTTCGCTCCTCACTGTGGCCGCCGTCTCTCTTATTGCCGCTTTCCAGGGCGGGGTATTAACAGAATTATTTCACCAGAGTTATGACCGCCATCCGCGTCCGACTGGCAACTGGTTCTTTTTCAATCATGAAAAAATTGGTTTTCTTTGGAGCTCTCAATCACTGATCAATTTTGGTCTGCCCTTATTTCTTATCTTGCCTTGTTTGTATTTGCTATATGTTCGCTTCAGGAAAGGGGAGTATTATCAAGAACTTTTATTTTTGCTTTTGCTTTCTTTCGCCTGTTTTGCCGTGCCCTTTGTAATGGAGCTTGGCCCGCGCTATGACTATGAAATGCTCCGCTATCTTTATCTGGCCCCGCCATTTTGGAGTCTGGCCATTGGACTTGTCTTAGCCGATATTCTCATTGATAATCAACGGGTCAAAAAAATTTGGCATCGCCTCGGCTGGTTAGTCGTATTTTTTATGGTGCTAGTTGGCTTTCTTTTCCAAATTATTTTTATGGTAGTCCCCATCGGCCGTTCCAGTCAGAGATTTACTCCATTTTTTTACAGCTTTCCACCGCCGACCGCCATAGAGTCTCGGGCTTTTGCTTGGATCAAGAAAAATACCACTATCAATGATTATTTTTTTAGCTACAGCCCCAGCCAAGACGATTCCACTATCTATAATAAAAAGATGAATATTTTTGCTGGCCGCATCGCCCCAGTTTACAGTTATATGGCTGACCACAAGATGCTCAACCGCGACCAGCTGGTTC from Candidatus Kuenenbacteria bacterium encodes:
- a CDS encoding methyltransferase domain-containing protein, which translates into the protein MSQVENFKDWNEKMAIKYNPDHYHNSRNIFIRLLSHLRTRLIIRLLDVRPKDEVIDLGCGSGNMLAAIHRGRLTGIDLSASLIQLAENKLKGSGATIIEGSVEDLPEVIRSKKYDKIFSSEVIEHLEHPEKMIDEIVAIAKPESLIVISFPNEHLIGKIKFVLLKLGLFKILFKGLPPQMADEWHLHEIKLEYFKQLISGRLRIITIKKIPSCLLPLHYVFLCQINK